From one Solanum stenotomum isolate F172 chromosome 12, ASM1918654v1, whole genome shotgun sequence genomic stretch:
- the LOC125847083 gene encoding uncharacterized protein LOC125847083, with translation MTDKDDFNAVANIMIPIENPEGSRNMMDNQNEEKMAHMEQELEILREELRQVRDLAKLSATTFPTFKTPIYFVKADMPNQPEQTQNAPTYGQVPPASLTVVRTVLDLSNHDHTIPTMQQILRAHVAAPYEPHVPPVDQYEKMEKDAQLKEDASIKAQLQGLRKALKTLQVTRGTESLDYDDLCIYPDIDMPVGFKPPKFDMFDGKGDPHAHLRAYCDKLVGVGRNEKLRMKLFIRSLSGEALTWYTLQDPRKWTDWQEMAEDFMTRFRFNTEITADRFSLANIQNKLSENFQEYARRWKTEAARVQPPLDESELSKYFIRAQEGVYFDKMMSMMGQKFAELVKMGDFIE, from the exons ATGACTGATAAAGACGACTTTAACGCTGTTGCAAACATAATGATACCTATTGAGAACCCCGAAGGTTCTCGAAATATGATGGACAAccaaaatgaagagaaaatggCTCACATGGAGCAAGAACTGGAGATCTTGAGGGAAGAATTACGCCAAGTGCGAGACTTGGCCAAACTATCGGCTACCACTTTCCCTACTTTCAAGACGCCTATCTACTTCGTAAAAGCTGACATGCCAAATCAGCCAGAACAAACTCAAAACGCTCCTACTTACGGTCAAGTACCACCAGCTTCTCTAACCGTAGTCAGGACCGTTCTCGACCTTTCCAACCACGACCATACCATACCTACAATGCAGCAGATACTTAGGGCACATGTCGCCGCTCCTTACGAGCCACATGTTCCACCC GTCGATCAATatgaaaaaatggagaaagatGCTCAGTTGAAAGAAGACGCGTCGATAAAGGCCCAGCTTCAGGGTCTAAGAAAAGCCTTGAAAACCTTACAAGTCACTAGAGGGACAGAGAGTCTGGATTATGATGACTTGTGCATCTATCCAGACATTGACATGCCAGTAGGGTTTAAACCACCGAAGTTTGACATGTTCGATGGAAAGGGCGACCCTCACGCGCATTTACGGGCATACTGTGACAAGTTAGTTGGTGTAGGGAGAAATGAGAAGTTGAGGATGAAGTTGTTCATTCGGAGTCTGTCTGGAGAAGCATTAACCTGGTATACCCTCCAAGACCCTCGCAAATGGACTGACTGGCAGGAAATGGCTGAGGACTTCATGACTCGTTTCAGATTCAATACTGAAATTACTGCTGACAGATTCTCATTGGCCAATATACAGAACAAGCTATCTGAGAATTTCCAGGAATATGCACGACGTTGGAAAACTGAAGCCGCGAGGGTGCAACCACCACTAGATGAGAGTGAGCTCTCGAAGTACTTTATTCGAGCTCAAGAAGGTGTCTACTTTGACAAGATGATGTCAATGATGGGTCAGAAGTTTGCAGAATTGGTCAAGATGGGAGACTTTATAGAGTAA